A section of the Mangifera indica cultivar Alphonso chromosome 12, CATAS_Mindica_2.1, whole genome shotgun sequence genome encodes:
- the LOC123192035 gene encoding dolichyl-phosphate beta-glucosyltransferase-like, with product MESEYCVFSHVVLDVRYLQQHASKDKSLSYEVLIVDGGSVDGTQRVAFNFIKKYTVDNVRIILLGRNHGKGEAIRKGFLYATSELLLMLDADGATEVNDLEKLESQIHAVARKEYRRKDSTSGDSDFRVSDVPVAAFGSRAHLEEKALATRKWYRKFLMKGFHIVVLLTAGPGIRDTQCGFKMFTRTAARKLFTNIGLKSWCLDVERVYLCKRFNIPMVEISVNWSEIPGSKVNPLSIPNMLWELVLMSAGYRTGMWKIAQ from the exons ATGGAGTCAGAATATTGTGTCTTCTCTCATGTTGTTCTTGATGTTCG TTATCTTCAACAGCATGCGTCAAAGGATAAATCACTCTCTTATGAG GTGTTGATTGTTGATGGTGGAAGTGTTGATGGGACACAAAGAGTAGCTTTTAACTTTATAAAGAAATACACAGTTGACAATGTGAGGATCATCCTTCTTGGCAGAAATCATGGCAAGGGAGAAGCTATAAGAAAA GGATTCCTTTATGCTACTT CAGAATTACTTCTAATGCTGGATGCTGATGGTGCAACCGAGGTTAATGACCTAGAAAAACTTGAAAGTCAG ATCCATGCGGTTGCCAGAAAGGAGTATCGTCGTAAAGATTCCACATCTGGTGATTCTGATTTTAGAGTATCTGATGTCCCAGTAGCTGCATTTGGTTCTCGTGCTCATCTTGAAGAGAAAGCTTTGGCTACG AGGAAGTGGTACCGCAAATTTTTGATGAAGGGTTTCCATATTGTGGTTCTCTTGACTGCTGGTCCTGGTATTCGTGATACACAG TGTGGTTTCAAGATGTTTACTAGGACTGCAGCAAGGAAGCTTTTCACAAATATCGGCCTGAAAAG TTGGTGCCTTGATGTTGAGAGAGTTTATCTATGCAAAAGGTTTAACATCCCAATGGTGGAGATATCTGTGAATTGGTCTGAGATTCCTGGATCCAAGGTGAATCCCCTGAGTATCCCCAACATGCTTTGGGAGCTTGTGCTTATGTCAGCTGGATACCGGACGGGTATGTGGAAGATTGCCCAATGA
- the LOC123192036 gene encoding epsin-3-like, with protein MLSTNQNYNSNMSNLIFHNLKTQASFFFKEKIKSARLALTDVTPAELLTEEATSGNLWPPDTRTMGVISRAAFEVDDYWRIVHIVHQRFLKFDGKNWRASYNALILLEHLLTHGPKSVAEEFQNDEDAIKEMGKFQYIDEKGFNWGFSVRKLSERIIQLLESESLLKEERSRARKLSREIKGFGSFTQQRSSTMDEGFRDSNVKTYGRCSSYCNDYINEHDKLGDLSQSFLNEERTEKLPEKPPKNSEFWANTAGDNGYLKEEKHPFLWKDELESTASLLSSIR; from the exons ATGTTAAGCACTAATCAAAACTATAACTCCAACATGAGCAATCTTATTTTTCATAATCTCAAAACACaagcttctttcttcttcaaggAGAAGATAAAGTCTGCTCGATTGGCCCTCACCGATGTTACACCCGCAGAACT GTTGACAGAAGAAGCGACAAGTGGAAATCTATGGCCACCAGATACACGTACCATGGGTGTGATATCAAGGGCTGCCTTTGAAGTTGATGATTATTGGCGGATTGTACATATTGTACACCAGAG gtTTCTGAAGTTTGATGGGAAGAACTGGCGAGCCTCTTACAACGCTCTAATTTTACTGGAACACCTTCTAACTCATGGACCCAAAAGCGTTGCTGAGGAGTTTCAGAACGATGAAGATGCTATAAAGGAGATGGGAAAGTTTCAATATATTGATGAGAAAGG TTTCAACTGGGGCTTCAGTGTCAGAAAATTATCTGAGAGAATAATACAACTTCTCGAAAGTGAGTCACTACTCAAAGAAGAGAGATCAAGAGCTCGTAAGCTAAGTAGAGAGATTAAAGGGTTTGGGAGCTTCACCCAGCAGCGATCCTCAACAATGGATGAAGGTTTCAGAGACTCAAATGTAAAAACATACGGGAGATGTAGTTCTTACTGTAATGATTATATAAATGAGCATGACAAACTGGGGGACTTGAGCCAGAGTTTCTTGAATGAGGAAAGGACTGAAAAATTACCTGAAAAGCCACCAAAGAATTCTGAGTTCTGGGCAAATACCGCTGGAGATAATGGATATCTTAAGGAAGAAAAACACCCATTCTTGTGGAAAGACGAGCTTGAATCTACAGCATCATTGCTTTCGTCTATCAGATGA
- the LOC123192208 gene encoding dolichyl-phosphate beta-glucosyltransferase-like isoform X2: MALLWTLVEVMVALILLVLFGLVFVIIFEAYRRRHNNAHVEAPAIFEDPNSLKKVPCPSLTDPAEKYISLIIPAFNEQHRLPGALDETLNYLQQRASKDKSFSYEVLIVDDGSVDGTKRVAFDFVKKHTVDNVRIILLGRNHGKGEAIRKGMLHSRGELLLMLDADGATKVNDLEKLESQIHAVARKEYRCKDSTPGDSNFRLSDVPVAAFGSRAHLEEKALATRKWYRNFLMKGFHIVVLLTAGPGIRDTQCGFKMFTRTAARKLFTNIRLKRWCFDVEIVYLCKRFNIPMVEISVNWSEIPGSKVNPLSIPNMLWELVLMSVGYRMGMWKTAQ; encoded by the exons ATGGCGTTGCTGTGGACGCTTGTGGAAGTAATGGTAGCTCTCATCCTGCTTGTACTATTTGGATTGGTTTTTGTGATTATTTTCGAAGCATATAGAAGAAGACACAATAACGC CCACGTTGAAGCTCCGGCAATCTTCGAAGATCCTAATTCGTTGAAAAAG gttCCTTGTCCTTCTCTTACTGATCCAGCGGAGAAATATATATCTTTGATAATTCCTGCATTCAATGAACAGCATCGACTTCCTGGAGCGCTTGATGAAACCTTGAA TTATCTTCAACAGCGTGCGTCAAAGGATAAATCATTCTCTTATGAG GTTTTGATTGTTGATGATGGAAGTGTTGATGGGACAAAGAGAGTAGCTTTTGACTTTGTAAAGAAACACACAGTTGACAATGTGAGGATCATCCTCCTTGGAAGAAATCATGGCAAGGGAGAAGCTATAAGAAAA GGAATGCTTCATTCTCGTGGGGAATTACTTCTAATGCTGGATGCTGATGGTGCAACCAAGGTTAATGACCTAGAAAAACTTGAAAGTCAG ATCCATGCAGTCGCCAGAAAGGAGTATCGTTGTAAAGATTCGACACCTGGTGATTCCAATTTTAGATTATCTGATGTCCCAGTAGCAGCATTTGGTTCTCGTGCTCATCTTGAAGAGAAAGCTTTAGCAACA AGGAAGTGGTACCGCAATTTTTTGATGAAGGGTTTCCATATTGTGGTTCTCTTGACTGCTGGTCCTGGTATTCGTGATACACAG TGTGGTTTCAAGATGTTTACTAGGACTGCAGCAAGGAAGCTTTTCACAAATATCCGCCTGAAAAG GTGGTGCTTTGATGTTGAGATAGTTTATCTATGCAAAAGGTTTAACATCCCAATGGTGGAGATATCTGTGAATTGGTCCGAGATTCCTGGATCCAAGGTGAATCCCCTGAGTATCCCCAACATGCTTTGGGAGCTTGTGCTTATGTCAGTTGGATACAGGATGGGTATGTGGAAGACCGCCCAATGA
- the LOC123192208 gene encoding dolichyl-phosphate beta-glucosyltransferase-like isoform X1 codes for MALLWTLVEVMVALILLVLFGLVFVIIFEAYRRRHNNAHVEAPAIFEDPNSLKKVPCPSLTDPAEKYISLIIPAFNEQHRLPGALDETLNYLQQRASKDKSFSYEVLIVDDGSVDGTKRVAFDFVKKHTVDNVRIILLGRNHGKGEAIRKVSLSYTIISSIGMLHSRGELLLMLDADGATKVNDLEKLESQIHAVARKEYRCKDSTPGDSNFRLSDVPVAAFGSRAHLEEKALATRKWYRNFLMKGFHIVVLLTAGPGIRDTQCGFKMFTRTAARKLFTNIRLKRWCFDVEIVYLCKRFNIPMVEISVNWSEIPGSKVNPLSIPNMLWELVLMSVGYRMGMWKTAQ; via the exons ATGGCGTTGCTGTGGACGCTTGTGGAAGTAATGGTAGCTCTCATCCTGCTTGTACTATTTGGATTGGTTTTTGTGATTATTTTCGAAGCATATAGAAGAAGACACAATAACGC CCACGTTGAAGCTCCGGCAATCTTCGAAGATCCTAATTCGTTGAAAAAG gttCCTTGTCCTTCTCTTACTGATCCAGCGGAGAAATATATATCTTTGATAATTCCTGCATTCAATGAACAGCATCGACTTCCTGGAGCGCTTGATGAAACCTTGAA TTATCTTCAACAGCGTGCGTCAAAGGATAAATCATTCTCTTATGAG GTTTTGATTGTTGATGATGGAAGTGTTGATGGGACAAAGAGAGTAGCTTTTGACTTTGTAAAGAAACACACAGTTGACAATGTGAGGATCATCCTCCTTGGAAGAAATCATGGCAAGGGAGAAGCTATAAGAAAAGTGAGTCTGAGCTATACAATCATTTCATCTATT GGAATGCTTCATTCTCGTGGGGAATTACTTCTAATGCTGGATGCTGATGGTGCAACCAAGGTTAATGACCTAGAAAAACTTGAAAGTCAG ATCCATGCAGTCGCCAGAAAGGAGTATCGTTGTAAAGATTCGACACCTGGTGATTCCAATTTTAGATTATCTGATGTCCCAGTAGCAGCATTTGGTTCTCGTGCTCATCTTGAAGAGAAAGCTTTAGCAACA AGGAAGTGGTACCGCAATTTTTTGATGAAGGGTTTCCATATTGTGGTTCTCTTGACTGCTGGTCCTGGTATTCGTGATACACAG TGTGGTTTCAAGATGTTTACTAGGACTGCAGCAAGGAAGCTTTTCACAAATATCCGCCTGAAAAG GTGGTGCTTTGATGTTGAGATAGTTTATCTATGCAAAAGGTTTAACATCCCAATGGTGGAGATATCTGTGAATTGGTCCGAGATTCCTGGATCCAAGGTGAATCCCCTGAGTATCCCCAACATGCTTTGGGAGCTTGTGCTTATGTCAGTTGGATACAGGATGGGTATGTGGAAGACCGCCCAATGA
- the LOC123192679 gene encoding uncharacterized protein LOC123192679 → MGEKEKKNNKKQKHQHPNGQTTKPASDISFKPCSEVKGLKFGGQFIVKSFTIRRARTPELLKLLSYPPINKSNNNNKVPLPSTTGFLPTNFTILAHHAWHTLTLGLGTKKSKVVLFVFESETMKLAVDRIWPPEIPLGEVNKKLIRGLSGSEMARFKFRKGCITFYVYAVRRVGNIGFACADDLRTILQSVVALNDFLDHTAMLAMPNQRSINYSTPPVAMAH, encoded by the coding sequence ATgggagaaaaagagaagaaaaacaataagaagCAAAAACACCAACACCCAAATGGCCAAACCACAAAACCAGCTTCAGATATTTCATTCAAGCCTTGTTCCGAGGTAAAAGGCCTCAAATTTGGAGGCCAATTCATAGTAAAATCATTCACAATCCGAAGAGCACGGACTCCTGAGCTTCTGAAACTTCTTTCTTACCCACCAATAAACAAAtccaacaacaataacaaagtCCCTCTTCCTTCAACCACAGGTTTCTTGCCTACAAACTTCACAATCTTGGCGCATCATGCTTGGCATACACTCACACTTGGTCTCGGCACGAAAAAGTCTAAAGTAGTTCTGTTTGTTTTCGAATCTGAAACCATGAAGTTGGCAGTGGACAGAATATGGCCGCCAGAGATACCCCTTGGAGAAGTGAACAAGAAGCTTATAAGAGGGTTAAGTGGGTCTGAAATGGCTCGGTTCAAGTTCAGAAAAGGCTGCATCACTTTCTATGTATATGCAGTGAGGCGAGTTGGGAACATTGGCTTCGCCTGCGCCGATGATCTAAGAACAATATTGCAGTCGGTTGTTGCACTAAACGATTTCTTGGATCACACAGCCATGCTCGCGATGCCAAACCAGAGAAGCATCAATTACTCTACTCCTCCGGTCGCCATGGCTCATTAA